In Desulfatirhabdium butyrativorans DSM 18734, one genomic interval encodes:
- a CDS encoding BACON domain-containing protein gives MRKSCAIPFTLFFLVIFPSLASADLVIPVLSVSPLSQAVGYQSSHLSFAVYNTGSGTLNWSAEVQQDINWVHIDSGAAGSGSGSIQLSVDAYNGTAPRSCSLTVSSQGAMGSPKTLTITQYGLNSPVLTASSRYIHTSGSGGNASLTIFNSGYGRIEWQAAVTEGSDWIQLSSSNGTNTGELTCTVLPTNTTDKRSGIIEVTGKAYADNGDPVEIIQSSMNIEMAQDGSTYTLVVSPTSLPITQQGQKAKFEVSFNTTDPIPFYNWSAEVISGKDWLSISSSPSGIGAGSFECSATANTGVSSRVGTVQVTSAGAAKSPQTITIQQAGSGQYDIIGADPGLIHVMLSKTKTVQLAVNNSNQHGDQPLHEWLLSEAMKSNTLSPVYVITPLGVVDSAYIIDHLSQYTYPFFDASGITGLGLWKMADLGLDAEDMFIYAYAYQKTNGQIVIDNIVSIHVTE, from the coding sequence ATGCGGAAATCATGCGCGATACCATTCACGTTGTTTTTTCTGGTTATTTTCCCTTCCTTGGCAAGCGCTGATCTTGTCATTCCTGTTCTTTCCGTTTCGCCCTTGTCTCAGGCTGTCGGCTATCAGAGCAGTCATCTTTCGTTCGCTGTTTACAACACCGGCTCTGGCACCTTGAACTGGTCAGCCGAAGTGCAACAAGACATCAACTGGGTACATATCGATTCGGGGGCTGCGGGCAGCGGTTCAGGCTCCATCCAGCTATCTGTCGATGCTTACAACGGCACTGCGCCCCGCTCCTGTAGCCTCACCGTCAGTTCTCAAGGCGCAATGGGATCACCGAAAACCCTGACCATTACGCAATATGGCTTGAATTCACCGGTCCTGACCGCCTCTTCGCGATATATTCACACTTCTGGAAGCGGAGGCAATGCCAGCCTGACGATTTTCAACAGCGGTTATGGCCGTATTGAGTGGCAGGCAGCCGTAACAGAAGGTTCCGACTGGATTCAATTGAGCAGTTCCAACGGAACGAACACCGGTGAGCTGACCTGTACCGTGTTGCCAACCAATACCACGGATAAGCGAAGTGGTATCATCGAAGTTACAGGCAAGGCTTATGCGGATAATGGCGATCCTGTCGAAATTATTCAGAGCTCCATGAACATAGAGATGGCCCAAGACGGATCGACTTATACCTTGGTGGTTTCACCGACATCCCTGCCGATAACGCAGCAAGGCCAGAAAGCCAAATTCGAGGTTTCCTTCAATACGACAGATCCGATACCTTTTTACAACTGGTCGGCGGAAGTAATATCCGGCAAGGATTGGCTTTCCATTTCCAGCAGTCCCTCAGGCATAGGCGCGGGATCATTCGAGTGCAGCGCAACGGCAAACACCGGGGTTTCCTCCCGTGTGGGCACGGTTCAGGTGACATCCGCCGGAGCCGCAAAAAGTCCCCAGACCATCACGATCCAGCAGGCTGGTTCCGGTCAGTACGATATCATCGGCGCCGATCCCGGCTTGATCCATGTGATGCTTTCCAAAACAAAGACCGTCCAGCTCGCCGTGAATAACTCCAACCAACACGGGGACCAACCGTTGCATGAATGGCTGTTGTCTGAAGCGATGAAATCGAATACGCTTTCGCCTGTCTATGTCATCACCCCGCTGGGCGTCGTCGATTCTGCTTACATCATCGATCACTTAAGCCAGTATACCTACCCCTTCTTCGATGCTTCCGGCATCACGGGGCTGGGCCTGTGGAAAATGGCCGATCTTGGCCTTGACGCTGAAGATATGTTTATCTACGCATATGCCTATCAGAAAACAAATGGGCAGATTGTCATTGATAATATCGTCAGTATTCATGTTACAGAGTAG